The Candidatus Poribacteria bacterium DNA segment TGTCGGAACGCCCGGTAATGTGCCGCTGTACCCGTGCCTTCATATCCGAGAAGCGATTCCAGATTCTTGGCGAGTTCCAGCTTCTCTAAGGTTTGACGCGTCGCGCGTAGCGCTGATTTCACATCGGCATTCTGGGAACGTTGCCGTTGGGAGAACCGGATAGCGTTCGTGAGTTTACCTCGGACGAAACATTTCGCTAATTCGAGACACCGTTGCGGATCCGATGCGACGGCGTATTGATGCTGTCGCACAAGCGTATCCTTGGCGTAACGGGGCTGAAGTTTTCCCTTGTATTTCCCCTGTGAAGAGAGGAAAGAGACAGGTATACTTTTATCGAGTAGGTATCCCATCGTCGGTGTTGTGATGTGTCCATTGCCGAAGATAACAACTTCGTCGAGGTGGACAATCGGAATTTCCTGAAGCACATCGCGTTTTTTTTTCACGACGATCTGGTTTCCAGATTTGTGAAGAACTGCGCCTTGTTGGGTAATGTATAGAATTGCCATCTGTTACCTCCTACGTACATTTTATACGAAGATTCGTTTTTTATATTAAAGTTTGGACAATTAGAGTTGCGTGTAAGTTGAGTTTTCAAGGCCTCCCTATTTTTCTCAGTGTTTACCACAGGCTCCCATGCTTTGAGAAAAAGATATGAAGGCACCAAAAAACGCAGCCCCGGCGGGGAAACCCAATGTGTGTATCTCAAAATTGTCCAAAGCTTAGTTTTTATATCGGATACGGCTATCAGAAACTGTGGAATTGTTTTGAGGTAATTAAAAAGGATACGAAACATTGATCGGACGCTTGTATAGAGTCTGCAATCGGTAAAAAGGATAGTAAAAAATTAAAAAAGATGAAAATTTTTCAGACTTACAATTTTTTATCAAAATCGGGTTTACGTAAAAATAGGTTTGACACCCACCCTAAAAATTATTAAAATAAAGAGGTGAGTAAAAATGTAAAATGTCAACAAAACCTATAGGACTCACGCATTTCTTCTTAAAGTCACCCTGATAAGTCGGATTTAGAGGGTTTAAAGCGTGGAAATTATCACTGAAATGGAGGGCAATCGGGTGTTCTATGTTATCTCTTACGATATTCCAGACAACCGGCGGCGCAATCAACTCGCCAAAGTCCTTAAAGGGTTCGGAACGCGCGTCCAATACAGTGTGTTTGAAGCACATCTAACCCGCTCCCAATTTGAGGAAATGAAGCACGCCGTTGCACGCGTCATTGAAACTGCTGAAGACTCCGTGCGCTACTATGCTCTCTGTCGTGCATGCACCCCGCGCATTGAAGTGCCTGCCCTCGGAGATGTAACATCGGATCCGCAAACGATTGTAGTTTGATATGCAACATCCTCACCTGACGCTCGATCACATTCGGCAACGGTGTACACCGCAGAGTTTCACGCGCGGGATGGAATATTTTCATGACGGCGCGATCAGCAATCCAGTTTTTCACGGTTACGCCTTGTCGGCGGCATGCCACGGGACAGACAGAGACCCGTATCGCGTCTCTGTGGAATTGATGCCGACCGGGATCGCCGCGACTGAGTGTTCCTGCCTCTATGATGGCGACTTTGGCGGCTACGGCGATTGTAAGCATATCGTCGCGCTTTTGTTGACGTATCTCTATACACCGGAGATTATCTGTTCTATTGACTCCTTAATCACTATGCTCTCCGAAAAACCAAGGGAGCGTCTTTTACACATTCTCTCAGAGGTGCTAATCCGAGCACCAGACGTAGCTCCCGTCGTGCAAGTCTATGCGGATATGACAGAAGGGGCGGAATCAGGAACTGCGGCTACAGTGGATGAACCCACAAATTGCCCTGCATTCACAGCATACCGGGAACGGATTGACTGCATTTTCGGACCCGATTTTTTGGAACAGCATCAACTTCAGAAAGTCCTCGCTCAACTTGAAGGATTGGCACAGCAAGCAGAATCGCTTTCACACCTCGGGGAGACGGAATTCGCCCTGTCCATCCTTCACGCCTTGATACACCAATCTATCGTCCGGTATCCCGACACACTCCAGAAGCAGGAATTACCGAGATTCGTCAAGCAGTGCGCAACGACCTTTGCCGAGCTCGCCAGAGACGCACAAGAATTGACTTCCATCGGCCACGGGATAGAAACTATACCGATTCCCTTCCGTGAACACTACCAGATGTTGTTGGAACTGAGTTTCAATGCAGACCCCGTCTTCACACCACTTCTGACACAGTTGCTTCAAGAGTGCTGCACCATCGAAGACGCAGCAGATTTACAAGCGACAATTGAGCAACGTCTCGATGAAAGTTCTGATCGGCAGGCGCATGTTCAACTCCTTTTTGCATACTACCTCCAGGCAGGTAGGATCGGGGAGTGCCTCCGACTTGCTCGACGTGAAGGGGAAAATTATCTCCTGATCCATACGCTCTTCA contains these protein-coding regions:
- the cas1 gene encoding CRISPR-associated endonuclease Cas1: MAILYITQQGAVLHKSGNQIVVKKKRDVLQEIPIVHLDEVVIFGNGHITTPTMGYLLDKSIPVSFLSSQGKYKGKLQPRYAKDTLVRQHQYAVASDPQRCLELAKCFVRGKLTNAIRFSQRQRSQNADVKSALRATRQTLEKLELAKNLESLLGYEGTGTAAHYRAFRQFLVRDWNFTTRQFRPPPDPINAMLSLGYTLLHNHVYAFANVVGLDPYCGYFHQPKHGHAALASDVMEEFRQIIVDGYVLSLINNNRVRPEDFEQTNKGIRFTKEALDRFLTGYYGRMQQTFQHPTRNEKTTYLRCIELQVRHLARVVTGEDPDYKPFLIRS
- the cas2 gene encoding CRISPR-associated endonuclease Cas2 encodes the protein MEIITEMEGNRVFYVISYDIPDNRRRNQLAKVLKGFGTRVQYSVFEAHLTRSQFEEMKHAVARVIETAEDSVRYYALCRACTPRIEVPALGDVTSDPQTIVV